In a genomic window of Gemmatimonas sp. UBA7669:
- a CDS encoding deoxyhypusine synthase family protein, translating to MAQTTSAPVSAFLRHHYRHFNAAALIDAADGYIRHLDQGGKMMVTLAGAMSTAELGLSLAEMIRQDKVHAITCTGANLEEDIYNLVAHDHYERVPNYRDLTPQDEQRLLEKHFNRVTDTCIPEAEAIRRIEKAILDEWTRADQAGERYFPHEFMYRILLSGALEQYYQIDPKNSWMLAAAQKNLPIIVPGWEDSTTGNIFASHVIDGNIKNVHTVRSGIEYMIYLADLYTNVTKEASLGFFQIGGGIAGDFPICVVPMLHQDLQRTEVPLWGYFCQISDSTTSYGSYSGAVPNEKITWGKLGIETPKYIIESDASIVAPLVFALVLGQ from the coding sequence ATGGCCCAGACCACTTCCGCGCCGGTTTCGGCGTTTCTCCGTCATCACTATCGGCACTTCAATGCCGCGGCTCTGATCGACGCGGCCGACGGGTATATCCGCCACCTCGACCAGGGTGGCAAGATGATGGTCACGCTGGCCGGTGCCATGAGCACGGCCGAACTCGGGCTGTCATTGGCCGAGATGATCCGGCAGGACAAGGTGCACGCCATCACCTGCACGGGCGCGAACCTTGAGGAGGACATCTACAACCTCGTCGCGCACGATCACTACGAGCGCGTGCCCAACTACCGCGACCTGACGCCGCAGGATGAGCAGCGCCTGCTGGAGAAGCACTTCAATCGGGTGACCGACACCTGCATCCCCGAGGCCGAGGCCATTCGTCGTATCGAGAAGGCCATTCTCGACGAGTGGACGCGTGCGGACCAGGCGGGTGAGCGGTACTTCCCGCACGAGTTCATGTACCGCATTCTGCTGAGCGGCGCGCTGGAGCAGTACTACCAGATCGATCCGAAGAACTCGTGGATGCTGGCCGCGGCGCAGAAGAACCTGCCCATCATCGTGCCGGGCTGGGAAGACTCCACGACGGGCAACATCTTTGCCTCGCACGTCATCGATGGCAACATCAAGAACGTGCACACGGTGCGCAGCGGCATCGAGTACATGATCTATCTGGCCGATCTGTACACGAACGTCACCAAGGAGGCCTCGCTGGGCTTCTTCCAGATCGGTGGCGGCATTGCGGGCGACTTCCCCATCTGCGTCGTGCCCATGTTGCATCAGGACCTGCAGCGCACCGAGGTGCCGCTGTGGGGCTACTTCTGCCAGATCAGCGACTCCACCACGTCGTACGGTTCGTACTCGGGTGCGGTGCCGAACGAGAAGATCACCTGGGGCAAGCTGGGCATCGAGACGCCCAAGTACATCATCGAGTCGGACGCCAGCATTGTGGCGCCGCTGGTGTTTGCGCTGGTGTTGGGGCAGTAA